One window of Desulfosoma sp. genomic DNA carries:
- the dnaN gene encoding DNA polymerase III subunit beta, producing the protein MKWTAHRETLVAGLQKVVGVTEQRRAAMQVLTHVMLDAVADGQLYLSATDLNLSIRTRIDADVEFAGQTTVSARKFLESLKELRQDRIRCELLENDRLSVTAGTVNYMLATIPAVDFPHFETTVPAQTHPLDPAGLRRGLESTLHAVPESEDAISVLGMFWHPVAPDRLRLVSSDGHRLALNEIAFPSESFFSDAQGVVVPRKGVQEILRFLEKTETVEGALQENRLIFQTQDTYLSVHLLEEAFPKYEVIIPQTVQGRLEVPRAELQAALRRMAVVSDTSAMHVRFLISQNQLSLEAGSVDYGSAYEEIPLEYSGENFSIAFNIRYVMDVLQVLTGSHVWFEWVDEYHGGVFRDPQEPGIFALIMPLMI; encoded by the coding sequence ATGAAGTGGACAGCGCATCGTGAAACATTAGTGGCCGGATTACAAAAGGTTGTGGGAGTTACCGAACAAAGGCGTGCAGCCATGCAAGTTTTAACCCATGTGATGCTGGATGCCGTTGCGGATGGCCAACTGTATCTTTCGGCAACAGATCTGAATCTCAGTATCCGAACCCGCATCGATGCGGACGTGGAATTTGCAGGACAAACAACCGTTTCGGCCAGAAAGTTTCTGGAAAGTCTCAAGGAGCTTCGTCAGGATAGGATACGGTGCGAGCTGCTTGAGAACGATCGATTGAGTGTGACGGCAGGAACCGTCAACTACATGTTAGCGACCATTCCTGCCGTGGATTTTCCCCATTTTGAAACGACGGTACCGGCTCAGACCCATCCGCTGGATCCAGCCGGGCTTCGCCGTGGTTTGGAAAGTACGCTGCATGCGGTTCCTGAAAGTGAAGATGCCATCAGTGTATTGGGTATGTTCTGGCATCCTGTTGCACCCGATCGGTTACGTTTGGTTAGTTCGGACGGACATCGCTTGGCCTTGAATGAGATCGCCTTTCCCTCTGAATCCTTTTTTTCGGATGCCCAAGGGGTCGTGGTGCCTCGGAAAGGGGTTCAGGAAATCTTGAGATTTTTGGAAAAAACAGAGACCGTCGAGGGAGCCCTTCAGGAAAACCGCCTCATTTTTCAGACGCAGGACACATATTTGTCCGTACATCTTTTGGAGGAAGCTTTTCCCAAATACGAGGTGATCATTCCCCAGACGGTTCAAGGGCGTCTGGAGGTCCCCAGAGCTGAACTGCAGGCCGCCTTGCGCCGTATGGCCGTGGTGAGTGACACTTCGGCGATGCATGTTCGATTCCTTATTTCGCAGAACCAATTGAGCTTGGAAGCCGGCAGTGTCGATTACGGCTCAGCTTATGAGGAAATTCCCTTGGAATACTCTGGGGAAAACTTTTCCATCGCCTTTAATATTCGCTATGTCATGGACGTGCTTCAAGTATTGACCGGGTCTCATGTTTGGTTTGAGTGGGTGGACGAATACCATGGGGGCGTCTTTAGAGATCCGCAAGAGCCGGGCATCTTCGCCCTCATCATGCCCCTGATGATATAA
- a CDS encoding formate--tetrahydrofolate ligase, with amino-acid sequence MPYDPTKMADWQISEEAEKNMPTPDQWREKLGLQKDEVIPIGRLCRLNFMKIIERLKDKPDGKYIEVTAITPTPLGEGKSTTSLGLIEGLGKRGKNVGGCLRQPSGGPTMNVKGTAAGGGNALLIPMTEFSMGLTGDINNIMNAHNLAMVALTARMQHERNYTDEQLQRLTRMRRLDIDPTRVEMGWVIDFCAQALRNIVIGLGGRYDGYTMQSKFGIAVSSEIMAILSIVTDLADLRDRMGKITVAFDKRGNPVTTGDLEVAGAMTAFMVESINPTLCSTAEYQPCMVHAGPFANIAVGQSSIIGDRVGLKLFDYHVTESGFAADIGFEKFWNVKCRFSGLKPHVSVLTTTIRALKMHGGGPKVVAGLPLPEEYTKENVALVEKGVANMVHHINTIRKSGMNPVVCINAFHTDTKDEIAVVRKAAEAAGARCALSEHWLKGGEGALELADAVIEACEQPSEFKFLYPLEMKLRDRVELIAKEVYGADGVAWQPEAEAKAKMLESDPMYADFATMMVKTHLSLTHDPSLKGVPKGWILPIRDVLIYSGAKFLCPCAGTISLMPGTSSDPAFRRIDVDVKTGKVMGLF; translated from the coding sequence ATGCCGTACGATCCGACCAAGATGGCAGATTGGCAGATTTCTGAGGAAGCGGAAAAGAACATGCCCACGCCTGACCAATGGCGGGAAAAATTGGGCTTGCAAAAGGATGAGGTCATTCCCATCGGCCGTTTGTGCCGGCTGAACTTCATGAAGATCATCGAGAGGCTTAAAGACAAGCCGGACGGCAAATACATCGAAGTGACGGCCATCACGCCGACGCCGCTTGGCGAAGGCAAAAGCACCACGTCTTTGGGTCTTATAGAAGGTCTGGGAAAGCGAGGTAAGAATGTAGGCGGCTGCTTACGGCAACCTTCCGGTGGTCCCACCATGAACGTCAAAGGCACGGCAGCCGGCGGCGGCAACGCCTTGCTCATTCCCATGACGGAATTTTCCATGGGCCTCACCGGCGATATCAATAACATCATGAACGCCCATAACCTGGCCATGGTGGCCTTGACGGCTCGTATGCAGCATGAGCGCAACTACACGGATGAACAGCTGCAAAGACTGACCCGTATGCGCCGTTTGGACATCGATCCCACCCGCGTGGAAATGGGCTGGGTCATCGATTTTTGTGCTCAAGCGCTGCGCAATATCGTCATCGGTTTAGGCGGTCGTTACGACGGCTACACGATGCAATCCAAGTTCGGCATTGCCGTCAGTTCTGAGATTATGGCGATCTTGTCCATCGTCACGGACCTGGCTGATCTTCGCGATAGGATGGGTAAAATCACGGTGGCCTTTGACAAGCGAGGCAATCCCGTAACTACCGGTGATTTGGAAGTGGCCGGAGCCATGACGGCTTTCATGGTGGAATCCATCAACCCGACCCTGTGCAGCACCGCCGAATACCAACCTTGCATGGTTCATGCCGGACCGTTTGCCAACATCGCCGTAGGCCAGTCCTCCATCATCGGCGACCGAGTGGGCCTCAAACTGTTTGACTACCATGTCACAGAAAGCGGCTTTGCGGCGGACATCGGCTTTGAGAAATTCTGGAACGTGAAATGCCGTTTCAGCGGCTTGAAACCTCATGTTTCCGTTTTGACCACCACCATTCGCGCCTTGAAGATGCACGGCGGCGGCCCGAAGGTTGTGGCGGGTCTTCCGCTGCCGGAAGAGTACACCAAGGAAAACGTGGCCTTGGTGGAAAAAGGTGTGGCCAACATGGTGCACCACATCAACACCATTCGCAAGTCGGGTATGAACCCGGTGGTCTGTATCAATGCGTTTCATACCGACACCAAGGACGAGATCGCGGTGGTGCGCAAAGCGGCCGAAGCGGCTGGAGCCCGGTGTGCCCTTTCCGAGCATTGGCTCAAGGGCGGCGAAGGGGCGCTGGAATTGGCCGATGCGGTCATCGAGGCCTGCGAACAGCCCAGCGAATTCAAGTTCCTCTATCCGTTGGAAATGAAGCTGCGTGACCGCGTGGAACTCATTGCCAAGGAAGTGTACGGTGCCGATGGTGTGGCTTGGCAGCCTGAAGCGGAAGCCAAAGCGAAGATGCTGGAATCCGATCCCATGTACGCCGACTTCGCCACCATGATGGTGAAAACCCACCTGAGCTTGACCCACGACCCGTCGCTCAAGGGTGTTCCCAAAGGCTGGATTCTGCCGATCCGCGACGTTTTGATCTACTCGGGAGCGAAGTTCCTCTGCCCGTGCGCTGGAACCATCAGCCTCATGCCCGGCACTTCCTCCGATCCGGCGTTCCGCCGCATTGATGTGGATGTCAAGACCGGAAAGGTCATGGGCCTGTTCTAA
- a CDS encoding tetrahydrofolate dehydrogenase/cyclohydrolase catalytic domain-containing protein, with translation MSAKLIKGAEVAKQIREELAEEVKRIKEKYGVEPGLVTILVGENPASQSYVRAKQKAAHELGFYSVQDNQPADISEDALLALIDKYNKDPKIDGILVQLPLPKHIDENKVLYAIDPGKDVDAFHPFNVGKLMIGQPDYLPCTPAGIQELLIRSGTETSGAEVVVIGRSNIVGKPIAVMMMQKGKGANATVTVCHTRTKDVQFHTKRADILIVAAGVTEYVKGDWIKPGAVVIDVGVNEVGQTADGKRILKGDVAFDEAKEVASAITPVPGGVGPMTITMLMKNTVRACKVHHNIKD, from the coding sequence ATGTCCGCGAAACTCATTAAAGGGGCGGAAGTCGCCAAACAGATTCGAGAAGAACTGGCCGAAGAGGTCAAACGCATAAAAGAAAAGTACGGTGTCGAACCGGGCCTTGTCACCATCTTGGTAGGGGAAAACCCGGCGTCTCAGAGCTATGTGAGGGCCAAGCAAAAAGCGGCCCATGAACTGGGCTTCTATTCGGTCCAGGACAATCAGCCGGCGGATATTTCCGAGGATGCCCTTTTGGCCCTTATCGACAAATACAACAAGGATCCTAAGATCGACGGAATCCTGGTGCAGTTGCCTTTGCCCAAGCATATCGATGAAAACAAAGTGCTCTACGCCATCGATCCCGGCAAAGATGTGGACGCCTTTCACCCCTTTAACGTCGGCAAACTCATGATCGGTCAACCCGATTATCTCCCTTGCACACCCGCAGGCATTCAGGAACTCCTGATCCGCTCAGGAACGGAAACCTCCGGTGCCGAAGTGGTGGTCATCGGTCGTTCCAACATTGTGGGGAAACCCATTGCCGTCATGATGATGCAAAAGGGTAAGGGCGCCAACGCCACGGTCACTGTGTGCCATACTCGCACGAAGGATGTGCAGTTCCACACGAAACGGGCTGACATTCTCATTGTGGCCGCAGGGGTCACGGAATACGTCAAAGGCGATTGGATCAAACCGGGCGCTGTGGTCATTGACGTAGGTGTCAACGAAGTGGGCCAGACGGCCGACGGTAAACGAATCCTCAAAGGCGATGTGGCTTTTGACGAAGCCAAGGAAGTGGCGAGCGCCATCACGCCTGTTCCCGGAGGCGTAGGCCCCATGACCATTACCATGCTCATGAAAAACACGGTGCGAGCCTGCAAAGTCCATCACAACATCAAGGACTAA
- a CDS encoding hydrogenase iron-sulfur subunit codes for MSAFEPQIIAYCCANCASSAAQISEKMGLTLPDNVKVIQLPCTGRLDSLHLLKALEAGADGVYVAGCQTDSCQYKHGVEKAQKKVKYVQDMLGKLGLEADRVALFHMMAGKGQEFVDAAKTMVEKVRALGPSPLKD; via the coding sequence ATGAGCGCCTTTGAACCGCAAATCATCGCGTATTGCTGTGCTAACTGTGCCTCGTCGGCCGCCCAGATTTCTGAAAAAATGGGGCTGACCCTTCCTGACAACGTTAAGGTTATTCAGCTCCCGTGCACGGGTCGGCTGGACAGCCTACACCTTCTGAAAGCTTTGGAAGCCGGGGCCGACGGCGTCTATGTGGCGGGATGCCAGACGGACAGTTGCCAGTATAAACACGGCGTTGAAAAAGCCCAGAAGAAGGTGAAGTACGTTCAGGACATGCTAGGAAAGCTCGGCCTGGAAGCCGATCGAGTCGCCCTTTTTCACATGATGGCCGGAAAAGGCCAGGAATTTGTGGACGCAGCGAAGACCATGGTGGAAAAGGTTCGTGCTTTAGGGCCGAGCCCGCTTAAGGATTAA
- a CDS encoding FAD-dependent oxidoreductase has product MTQTQEKKNKGNVLVVGGGVAGMNAALDLAAQGYHVDLVEKERELGGTVAKLHRLYPLCSCCKAANRAILCKLDPNIRAWTESSVASISGSTGAFQAVIKGPAGETPIQAQAVILALGVEPFDPQAYDTYAYAAFENVVTSIELEWLQKPVGPFQGVPKRPSDGQPPKKVAWLQCVGSREINKCDAPYCSSVCCMYALKEAVQLKDALPDAETTIFYMDMRTHGKGYERYFDQAKEKGVRLVRSRIHSIERAAGTEDLVLEYVDENGLKQTETFDLVVLSVGLRPSAELEGLAKMLGVSLSEDHYVASETFKPCETNVPGVFVCGGAGGPRDVHQSVVEAAAAAGKASAMLKGVSGNGAVPEFRDVRGETPAVGVVLSLCPSKLPEFEALLNPLADFVKGLPGVSFVERLDLQDAAALGRLAERIKSGGVNRLVYASCTPIMHQELIEGAMKEAGLNPSLYEFVDLRALGTTAVEMPRLENLFRTAVLKARMLEPLTYTKVPVKKSALVVGGGLAGMQAALAFAELDVPVTLVEKKERLGGHAHKVRSAWKGESVQDLLKATIDKVSQNPKITVLTSAEVVGARGFAGNYITTVLQGGQKKEVEHGVVVLATGAHSLKPQEYAYGQHPEIYRWSDFTKKTIDDPNAFASAKCGVFIQCVGSREPERPYCSRLCCTFAVRSAIDLKAKNPDMDIYVLYREVRTFGERERIYKEAREKGVFFIRYDLDSKPQVSVENGQLKVVVTDPILGRPIALTPDFISLQTAIIPAEASNLAAIYKVSLDTDGFFAESPAKMRPVDGETEGVFFAGLALAPKPVEESLAEGWAAAARAMRLLSQDMMLVGGAVAEVDPDKCAVCLTCVRTCPFHIPFIDSPQGHAFIDPGLCQGCGMCVSECPGKAISYRRLSDDHIAAMARSLLGSAVQ; this is encoded by the coding sequence ATGACACAAACACAAGAAAAAAAGAACAAAGGCAATGTCCTGGTAGTTGGAGGCGGGGTTGCTGGAATGAACGCCGCTTTGGACCTGGCGGCCCAAGGCTACCACGTGGATCTGGTGGAAAAGGAAAGAGAGCTGGGAGGCACAGTCGCCAAACTCCATCGGCTTTATCCTCTGTGCAGCTGCTGTAAGGCTGCCAATCGGGCAATCCTCTGCAAACTCGATCCCAACATTCGTGCCTGGACGGAATCCAGTGTCGCCAGTATTTCAGGTTCCACCGGGGCTTTTCAGGCCGTCATCAAAGGGCCTGCCGGAGAAACGCCCATTCAGGCGCAGGCGGTGATTTTGGCCTTAGGTGTGGAACCATTCGATCCTCAGGCCTATGACACCTATGCTTACGCGGCCTTTGAAAACGTGGTGACCAGCATCGAGCTGGAATGGCTTCAAAAACCCGTAGGGCCTTTTCAGGGTGTTCCCAAACGGCCTTCCGACGGACAACCTCCCAAAAAGGTGGCATGGCTGCAGTGTGTGGGATCCCGTGAAATCAATAAATGTGATGCTCCCTATTGTTCCTCCGTTTGCTGCATGTACGCTTTGAAAGAAGCCGTGCAGCTCAAGGATGCCCTTCCAGACGCCGAAACCACCATCTTCTACATGGACATGCGCACTCACGGTAAAGGCTACGAGCGGTACTTCGATCAGGCCAAGGAAAAGGGCGTACGCTTAGTGCGCAGCCGCATTCACAGCATTGAAAGGGCAGCCGGCACCGAGGATCTTGTTTTGGAATACGTGGACGAAAACGGGCTTAAACAGACGGAGACTTTCGACCTTGTCGTGCTTTCCGTAGGTCTGCGTCCTTCCGCGGAATTGGAAGGGCTGGCCAAGATGTTGGGGGTGTCCCTTTCGGAAGATCATTATGTGGCTTCGGAAACCTTTAAACCCTGTGAAACCAATGTACCCGGCGTCTTTGTTTGCGGCGGTGCCGGGGGACCACGAGACGTCCATCAAAGCGTGGTGGAAGCTGCCGCCGCCGCCGGCAAAGCATCGGCCATGCTCAAAGGTGTCTCCGGAAACGGAGCCGTCCCGGAATTTCGTGATGTGCGAGGAGAAACACCGGCTGTGGGCGTGGTGTTGAGCCTGTGCCCGTCCAAGCTGCCTGAATTTGAAGCCCTTCTGAATCCCTTGGCCGATTTCGTCAAGGGTCTTCCTGGAGTTTCGTTTGTGGAGCGTTTGGACCTTCAGGACGCAGCGGCCCTCGGACGCCTTGCCGAACGCATCAAATCCGGAGGGGTTAACCGTCTCGTGTATGCCAGCTGCACCCCCATCATGCACCAGGAACTTATTGAAGGCGCCATGAAGGAAGCAGGTCTGAATCCGAGCCTTTACGAATTCGTGGACCTGCGCGCCCTCGGCACAACGGCTGTGGAGATGCCTCGACTGGAAAACCTCTTTCGAACCGCCGTGCTCAAAGCTCGCATGCTGGAACCTTTGACCTATACAAAAGTTCCGGTAAAGAAGTCTGCTTTGGTCGTCGGAGGCGGGCTGGCCGGCATGCAAGCGGCTTTAGCCTTTGCGGAACTGGACGTCCCGGTGACCTTGGTGGAAAAGAAGGAACGCTTGGGAGGCCACGCACACAAAGTGCGATCCGCTTGGAAAGGGGAATCGGTCCAGGACCTGCTCAAAGCCACCATCGACAAGGTTTCTCAAAATCCAAAAATCACTGTGCTGACCTCCGCTGAGGTAGTGGGGGCTCGAGGCTTTGCCGGCAATTACATCACCACTGTGTTGCAGGGTGGCCAGAAGAAAGAAGTGGAACATGGCGTTGTGGTTTTGGCCACGGGAGCCCATTCTCTGAAGCCGCAAGAATATGCCTACGGACAGCATCCGGAAATCTATCGCTGGAGTGATTTTACCAAGAAAACCATCGATGATCCCAACGCCTTTGCTTCCGCCAAATGCGGCGTCTTTATCCAGTGCGTGGGAAGCCGAGAACCGGAACGTCCCTATTGCAGCCGACTCTGTTGCACCTTTGCGGTCCGCTCCGCCATCGATCTCAAGGCCAAAAATCCGGACATGGACATTTACGTCCTGTACCGCGAAGTGCGCACCTTTGGTGAAAGGGAAAGAATCTATAAAGAAGCCCGAGAAAAAGGTGTCTTTTTTATTCGATACGACCTGGATTCCAAGCCTCAAGTCAGTGTGGAAAACGGACAACTCAAAGTTGTGGTCACGGATCCTATTCTTGGCCGTCCCATCGCGCTGACGCCCGATTTCATTTCCCTGCAGACGGCCATCATCCCTGCAGAAGCATCGAATCTAGCCGCCATTTATAAAGTTTCTTTGGACACGGACGGCTTCTTTGCTGAATCCCCTGCCAAGATGCGACCTGTGGACGGCGAGACGGAGGGTGTCTTTTTTGCCGGCCTGGCTCTGGCTCCAAAGCCGGTGGAAGAAAGCCTTGCGGAAGGCTGGGCGGCGGCGGCGCGCGCCATGCGTCTTCTCAGCCAAGATATGATGCTCGTTGGAGGTGCCGTGGCGGAAGTGGATCCAGACAAATGCGCCGTATGCCTCACTTGTGTGCGCACGTGCCCGTTCCATATCCCCTTTATCGACAGCCCTCAAGGCCATGCCTTCATCGACCCAGGATTGTGCCAGGGATGCGGCATGTGTGTCAGTGAATGCCCAGGCAAGGCGATTTCCTATCGACGGTTAAGTGATGACCACATTGCTGCCATGGCCCGGAGCCTTTTGGGATCCGCCGTGCAGTGA